The following are encoded in a window of Pseudomonas multiresinivorans genomic DNA:
- a CDS encoding 1-aminocyclopropane-1-carboxylate deaminase/D-cysteine desulfhydrase, translating to MLFPDWRPKAPLQRIRLEWLDRAGVELALLRLDLVDSLVSGNKWFKLAPYLQQAADLGLNGVITLGGAHSNHLHAVAAAGARFGFQTVGLLRGEEQDNPTVADLRQLGMQLHWLGYGGYRRRHAADFWTPWRERYPQLLAVGEGGGGLPGAQGCSPLVGVIRQQLGDLGWKDYQQLWVACGTGTTLAGLVLGEQGEHCVVGALAVPPGHGVETQVPELLRACGVPDAGYRLVDASRGGFARIDATLARFILATEAECGVPLEPLYTGKLLLALHDEIAAGRIDRGARIVAVHSGGLQGRRALDDKLTALATQRE from the coding sequence TTGCTGTTTCCCGACTGGCGCCCGAAAGCACCGCTGCAACGCATTCGCCTGGAATGGCTGGATCGCGCTGGCGTCGAGCTGGCGTTGTTGCGCCTGGATCTGGTGGATTCGCTGGTCTCCGGCAACAAGTGGTTCAAGCTCGCGCCTTACCTCCAGCAGGCCGCCGATCTCGGCCTGAACGGTGTGATCACCCTGGGCGGCGCCCATTCCAATCACCTCCACGCGGTCGCGGCGGCGGGTGCACGATTCGGTTTCCAAACCGTGGGATTGCTGCGCGGCGAAGAGCAGGACAACCCGACGGTGGCAGACCTGCGCCAGCTCGGCATGCAGCTCCACTGGCTCGGCTACGGCGGTTATCGCCGGCGCCACGCAGCCGATTTCTGGACGCCCTGGCGCGAGCGCTATCCCCAGTTGCTCGCGGTAGGCGAGGGCGGCGGCGGTCTCCCCGGCGCACAGGGTTGCTCACCCCTGGTCGGGGTGATTCGCCAGCAGCTCGGCGACCTGGGCTGGAAGGACTATCAGCAGCTCTGGGTTGCCTGTGGTACTGGCACGACCCTGGCCGGCCTTGTGCTCGGCGAGCAGGGCGAGCATTGCGTGGTTGGTGCCCTGGCGGTGCCGCCGGGGCATGGCGTCGAAACGCAGGTGCCTGAGCTGTTGAGAGCGTGCGGTGTACCCGATGCCGGTTACCGTCTGGTCGACGCCAGCCGTGGTGGTTTTGCACGGATCGACGCGACGCTGGCGCGCTTCATTCTCGCGACCGAGGCCGAGTGCGGCGTACCGCTGGAACCGCTGTACACCGGCAAGCTGCTGCTGGCGCTGCACGATGAGATTGCAGCGGGGCGCATTGATCGTGGTGCTCGTATCGTCGCTGTCCACAGCGGTGGTTTGCAGGGGCGTCGAGCGCTGGACGATAAGCTGACGGCGCTGGCCACTCAGCGCGAATAA
- a CDS encoding chromosome partitioning protein ParA codes for MSMQKKPQMVEAVVFFNDRGVCKEMLYPEFEALLDNVVQMPEYADQQMQLAYVLINPRLLVKAVVFFYLDFDEKGEADRGWNLPLRNLADRAGRGPDMGAGPIRLACRSQCPVSWHQMHLWDPNLDASQNHLVQLRESIKRNNLGVLVEEEPAAVELARLQMADEHQWYAPAEESREEAEKLARAMLEEHQQKTAELLGQHEARLSQVSQQHEQELSRLKLGAQEQVKVLQAELAALREGLKREEEINAGLRRELDGQANGFQRGREELTAQLRHIEQSGRDELEQLRLQIEEESRARMASLEARYKEQISVRDVELGYRNELDQQLQQENQQLRQEAEQLREETAQLRQVATQLQQGAEGLRLELDALSAKAVDGSVLERLAGLGVIFVVYHPGAGHLTLSLQDVARYQENPMAYAAAKCFVAEDQYRSWLAHYQQPACEGRLSNGERCAMPIDRVETPGRFVEGDSNCCSRHKTAGRLRSVTNG; via the coding sequence ATGAGCATGCAGAAGAAGCCTCAAATGGTGGAAGCCGTGGTCTTCTTCAATGACCGTGGCGTCTGCAAGGAGATGCTCTATCCCGAATTCGAGGCGCTGCTCGACAACGTCGTGCAGATGCCGGAGTACGCCGATCAGCAGATGCAGCTCGCCTATGTGCTGATCAACCCGCGCCTGCTGGTCAAGGCAGTGGTGTTCTTCTATCTGGACTTCGACGAGAAGGGCGAGGCCGACCGCGGCTGGAACCTGCCGCTGCGCAATCTCGCCGACCGCGCAGGCCGTGGCCCCGACATGGGCGCTGGTCCCATTCGCCTGGCCTGCCGCAGCCAGTGCCCGGTGTCCTGGCATCAGATGCATCTGTGGGACCCGAACCTGGACGCGAGCCAGAATCATCTGGTGCAACTGCGGGAATCGATCAAGCGCAACAACCTTGGCGTGCTGGTTGAGGAAGAACCGGCCGCCGTGGAGCTGGCGCGCCTGCAGATGGCCGACGAGCACCAGTGGTATGCGCCCGCCGAAGAGTCCCGCGAAGAGGCCGAGAAGCTGGCCCGTGCGATGCTCGAGGAACACCAGCAGAAGACCGCTGAGCTGCTTGGCCAGCATGAGGCCCGCCTGTCGCAGGTCAGCCAGCAGCACGAGCAGGAGCTCAGCCGCCTGAAGCTCGGTGCGCAGGAGCAGGTCAAGGTGTTGCAAGCCGAACTCGCCGCCCTGCGCGAAGGCCTCAAGCGCGAGGAAGAGATCAATGCCGGCCTGCGCCGCGAACTGGATGGCCAGGCCAACGGTTTCCAGCGTGGCCGCGAGGAGCTGACTGCGCAGCTTCGCCATATCGAACAGAGCGGCCGCGACGAGCTGGAGCAACTGCGCCTGCAGATCGAGGAAGAGTCCCGCGCCCGCATGGCCAGCCTGGAGGCTCGCTACAAGGAGCAGATTTCCGTCCGCGATGTCGAGTTGGGCTACCGCAACGAGCTTGACCAGCAGCTGCAGCAGGAGAATCAGCAACTGCGCCAGGAAGCCGAGCAACTGCGCGAGGAAACCGCCCAGCTGCGCCAGGTTGCCACGCAGCTGCAGCAGGGCGCCGAAGGCCTGCGCCTGGAGCTCGACGCACTGTCGGCCAAGGCGGTAGACGGCTCGGTGCTGGAGCGCCTGGCCGGCTTGGGGGTGATCTTCGTGGTGTACCATCCGGGCGCCGGTCATCTGACCCTGTCGCTGCAGGATGTCGCCCGTTACCAGGAAAACCCCATGGCCTATGCCGCTGCCAAGTGCTTCGTCGCCGAAGACCAGTACCGCAGCTGGCTCGCCCATTACCAGCAACCCGCCTGTGAAGGACGGCTGTCCAACGGCGAGCGCTGCGCCATGCCCATCGACCGCGTGGAAACCCCCGGCCGCTTCGTCGAAGGCGACAGCAACTGCTGCTCCCGGCACAAGACCGCCGGCCGTCTGCGCAGCGTCACCAACGGCTGA
- a CDS encoding NADPH-dependent 2,4-dienoyl-CoA reductase, with protein MTATYPHLLAPLDLGFTTLRNRTLMGSMHTGLEEKPQGFERMAAYFAERARGGVGLMVTGGIGPNEEGGVYSGAAKLSTPEEAEKHKIVTQAVHEAGGKICMQILHAGRYAYSPKSVAPSAIQAPINPFKPRELDEEGIEKQIADFVNCSSLAQVAGYDGVEIMGSEGYFINQFLAAHTNHRTDRWGGSYENRMRLPVEIVRRVREAVGPNFIIIYRLSMLDLVEGGSTWDEIVLLAKAIEKAGATIINTGIGWHEARIPTIATKVPRAAFTKVTAKLRGEIGIPLVTTNRINTPEVAEQVLAEGDADMVSMARPFLADPDFVNKAAEGRADEINTCIGCNQACLDHTFGGKLTSCLVNPRACHETELNYIPTTHVKKIAVVGAGPAGLSAATVAAERGHEVTLFDGAGEIGGQFNVAKRVPGKEEFYETLRYFKRKVETTGVDLRLNTRVSVDDLVKGGFDEIILATGIVPRTPAIPGIENAKVISYLDAILERKPVGRTAAVIGAGGIGFDVSEYITHAGESTSLDRHAFWQEWGIDENLEARGGIAGIQAHPHAAARQVFLLQRKKSKVGDGLGKTTGWIHRTGLKNKQVQMLNSVEYLKVDNDGLHISIAGGEPQVLPVDTVVVCAGQDPLRELHDGLVAAGQSVHLIGGADVAAELDAKRAINQGSRLAAEI; from the coding sequence ATGACCGCCACTTATCCGCACCTGCTCGCGCCGCTGGACCTGGGCTTTACCACCCTGCGCAACCGCACCCTGATGGGTTCCATGCACACCGGCCTGGAAGAAAAGCCCCAGGGCTTCGAGCGCATGGCGGCCTACTTCGCCGAGCGCGCCCGCGGGGGCGTCGGCCTGATGGTCACCGGCGGCATCGGCCCGAACGAGGAAGGTGGCGTCTATTCCGGTGCAGCCAAGCTGAGCACGCCGGAAGAAGCCGAGAAGCACAAGATCGTGACCCAGGCCGTGCACGAGGCGGGCGGCAAGATCTGCATGCAGATCCTCCACGCCGGCCGCTACGCCTACAGCCCCAAGTCCGTCGCGCCCAGCGCCATTCAGGCGCCGATCAACCCGTTCAAGCCGCGCGAGCTGGATGAAGAGGGCATCGAGAAGCAGATCGCCGACTTCGTCAATTGCTCGAGCCTGGCCCAGGTGGCCGGCTATGACGGCGTCGAGATCATGGGTTCGGAAGGTTACTTCATCAACCAGTTCCTCGCCGCCCACACCAACCACCGCACCGACCGTTGGGGTGGCAGCTACGAGAACCGCATGCGCCTGCCGGTGGAAATCGTCCGCCGCGTGCGCGAGGCCGTCGGCCCGAACTTCATCATCATCTATCGCCTGTCAATGCTCGACCTGGTGGAAGGCGGCAGCACCTGGGACGAGATCGTCCTGCTGGCCAAGGCCATCGAGAAGGCTGGCGCGACCATCATCAACACCGGCATCGGCTGGCACGAAGCACGTATCCCGACCATCGCCACCAAGGTGCCGCGCGCGGCCTTCACCAAGGTCACCGCCAAGCTGCGCGGCGAGATCGGCATCCCGCTGGTCACCACCAACCGCATCAACACCCCGGAAGTGGCTGAGCAGGTACTGGCCGAAGGCGATGCCGACATGGTCTCCATGGCCCGTCCGTTCCTCGCCGACCCGGACTTCGTCAACAAGGCTGCCGAAGGCCGCGCCGACGAGATCAATACCTGCATCGGCTGCAACCAGGCGTGCCTGGACCACACCTTCGGCGGCAAGCTGACCAGCTGCCTGGTGAACCCGCGTGCCTGCCACGAGACCGAGCTGAACTACATCCCGACTACCCACGTGAAGAAGATCGCCGTGGTGGGCGCCGGCCCCGCTGGCCTGTCTGCCGCTACCGTGGCGGCCGAGCGTGGCCATGAAGTGACCCTGTTCGACGGCGCCGGCGAGATCGGTGGCCAGTTCAACGTCGCCAAGCGCGTGCCGGGCAAGGAGGAGTTCTACGAGACCCTGCGCTACTTCAAGCGCAAGGTGGAAACCACCGGCGTCGATCTGCGCCTGAATACCCGCGTCAGTGTCGATGATCTGGTCAAGGGCGGCTTCGACGAGATCATCCTGGCCACCGGCATCGTGCCTCGCACCCCGGCGATTCCGGGCATCGAGAATGCCAAGGTGATCAGCTACCTGGATGCCATCCTCGAGCGCAAGCCGGTCGGCAGGACAGCCGCGGTGATCGGCGCCGGCGGCATCGGCTTCGACGTCTCCGAATACATCACCCATGCCGGCGAATCCACCAGCCTGGACCGTCATGCCTTCTGGCAGGAGTGGGGCATCGACGAGAACCTGGAAGCCCGTGGCGGCATCGCCGGCATCCAGGCGCACCCGCACGCAGCAGCGCGCCAGGTGTTCCTGCTGCAGCGCAAGAAGTCCAAGGTCGGCGACGGCCTGGGCAAGACTACCGGCTGGATCCACCGTACCGGGCTGAAGAACAAGCAGGTGCAGATGCTCAATAGCGTCGAGTACCTCAAGGTCGACAACGACGGCCTGCACATCAGCATCGCCGGCGGCGAGCCGCAGGTGCTGCCGGTGGACACCGTGGTTGTCTGCGCCGGCCAGGACCCGCTGCGCGAGCTGCATGACGGCCTGGTTGCTGCCGGCCAGAGCGTGCACCTGATCGGCGGTGCCGATGTGGCCGCCGAGCTGGATGCCAAGCGCGCGATCAACCAGGGCTCGCGCCTCGCCGCCGAGATCTGA
- a CDS encoding carbon-nitrogen hydrolase family protein, with amino-acid sequence MRKLIFLVLVVLFAGYAGWAERRPVGHYLSDLRSQVVLNQGQPSERGNLLGVQPELFTQDYQSAERLRLKFHAYLAKARDEGLINPRTVVVFPEHIGTWLVAAGEKPEVYQTEHLTEAMEWMAASNPLKLARGWLGAKGDDRTADALFRMKAVDMAHDYQTLFGGLAKEFGVTIVAGSIVLPNPRIVEGQIRTGNGRLYNVSQVFGSDGLPLGKPQRKLFPIDDEKGFTRGGDPDDLQVLQTPAGRLGVLVCADSWFPASYEALATNKPDIVAVPAFLTGNGNWSKPWKGYNGAPTPSDVTLKPGELTEGQAWERLALAGRLGESGAHAGITVFMRGHLWDLGSDGRSLVVSGDSHTLAPDGPGARLINLWL; translated from the coding sequence ATGCGCAAGCTGATCTTCCTCGTTCTGGTCGTCCTCTTCGCCGGTTATGCCGGCTGGGCGGAGCGTCGCCCGGTGGGCCATTACCTGTCCGACCTGCGCAGTCAGGTGGTACTCAATCAGGGCCAGCCGTCCGAGCGCGGCAACCTGCTGGGCGTGCAACCGGAACTGTTCACCCAGGACTACCAGAGTGCCGAACGCCTGCGTCTGAAATTCCACGCCTACCTGGCCAAGGCCCGCGACGAGGGGCTGATCAACCCGCGTACCGTCGTGGTGTTCCCCGAGCACATCGGCACCTGGCTGGTAGCCGCTGGCGAGAAGCCCGAGGTCTACCAGACCGAGCACCTGACCGAGGCCATGGAATGGATGGCCGCCAGCAACCCGCTGAAACTGGCGCGCGGCTGGCTCGGCGCCAAGGGCGATGACCGCACGGCCGACGCCCTGTTCCGCATGAAGGCGGTGGACATGGCGCATGACTACCAGACACTGTTTGGCGGGCTGGCCAAGGAGTTCGGCGTGACCATCGTCGCCGGGTCCATCGTGCTGCCCAACCCGCGCATCGTCGAAGGGCAGATCCGTACCGGCAACGGCCGCCTCTACAACGTCAGCCAGGTCTTCGGCAGCGACGGCCTGCCGCTGGGCAAGCCGCAGCGTAAACTCTTCCCCATCGACGACGAGAAAGGCTTCACCCGCGGCGGTGATCCCGACGACCTGCAGGTCCTGCAGACCCCGGCCGGGCGCCTGGGCGTGCTGGTCTGCGCCGACAGCTGGTTCCCGGCGAGCTACGAGGCGCTAGCGACGAACAAGCCCGATATCGTTGCCGTGCCGGCTTTCCTCACTGGCAATGGCAACTGGAGCAAGCCCTGGAAGGGCTACAACGGCGCGCCGACACCGAGCGATGTGACGCTCAAGCCTGGCGAACTGACCGAAGGCCAAGCCTGGGAACGCCTGGCCCTGGCCGGCCGCCTCGGCGAAAGCGGCGCCCATGCCGGCATCACCGTGTTCATGCGCGGCCACTTGTGGGACCTGGGCAGCGACGGCCGCAGCCTGGTGGTCAGCGGCGACAGCCACACCCTGGCGCCCGACGGGCCCGGCGCGCGCCTGATCAACCTCTGGCTATGA
- a CDS encoding AraC family transcriptional regulator — protein sequence MSRPTMRLGDLSVGFVHSLADALAESGIAPQPLLQQYGLDAARLGEPGARLSIPRYMRLGHAAIQQSGNPALGLRMGQLSRPSQSGLAGVTAAQAPNLRAAARALICFEPLYAQNYRGQSSFIEDASGAWLRFYSISPYNAYNRFVVDSVLAGWVSMLGSIGAQPLRPEKIEIEYPAPAWAPRFEEMLGCPVEFGAAHNQLRLDLSTLARGNPDHCPSTWRQLLEICEKELEQQTRTRSLRERVAQLLGPMLNGREPDLEEVAARLKLPTWTLRRKLAEEGTQFRSILNDTRRDLAMIYIRDTDLAFGEIAYLLGFASAEAFQRAFKRWSGQTPGEFRRAQRHSA from the coding sequence ATGAGCCGCCCGACGATGCGGCTGGGCGACCTGTCGGTGGGCTTTGTCCACAGCCTCGCCGACGCCCTCGCGGAAAGCGGTATAGCGCCGCAGCCACTGCTTCAACAATACGGGCTGGACGCCGCACGCCTGGGCGAACCGGGAGCACGCCTGTCGATCCCGCGCTACATGCGCCTGGGCCATGCGGCCATCCAGCAGAGCGGCAACCCCGCCCTCGGCCTGCGCATGGGTCAACTGAGCCGACCGAGCCAGAGCGGCCTTGCCGGTGTCACCGCCGCGCAAGCGCCCAATCTGCGTGCGGCGGCCCGCGCGCTGATCTGCTTCGAGCCGCTGTACGCACAGAACTACCGCGGCCAGAGCAGCTTCATCGAGGACGCCAGCGGCGCCTGGCTGCGCTTCTACTCCATCAGCCCGTACAACGCCTACAACCGCTTCGTGGTGGATTCGGTGCTGGCCGGCTGGGTGAGCATGCTCGGCAGCATCGGCGCGCAGCCGCTGCGCCCGGAGAAGATCGAGATCGAGTATCCGGCGCCCGCCTGGGCCCCGCGCTTCGAGGAGATGCTGGGTTGCCCGGTGGAGTTCGGTGCGGCGCACAACCAGTTGCGCCTGGACCTGTCGACCCTGGCACGCGGCAACCCGGACCACTGCCCGAGCACCTGGCGGCAGCTGCTGGAAATCTGCGAGAAGGAGCTTGAACAACAGACTCGAACACGCAGCCTGCGCGAGCGCGTCGCCCAGTTGCTGGGGCCGATGCTCAACGGACGCGAGCCGGACCTGGAGGAAGTCGCCGCCCGCCTGAAGCTGCCGACCTGGACGCTACGCCGCAAGCTGGCGGAGGAAGGCACGCAGTTCCGCAGCATCCTCAACGACACCCGTCGCGACCTCGCGATGATCTACATCCGCGACACCGACCTGGCTTTCGGCGAAATCGCCTACCTGCTCGGCTTCGCCTCCGCGGAGGCCTTCCAGCGCGCCTTCAAGCGCTGGAGCGGGCAAACGCCGGGAGAGTTCCGCCGCGCCCAGCGCCACAGCGCCTGA